A single Nomascus leucogenys isolate Asia chromosome 14, Asia_NLE_v1, whole genome shotgun sequence DNA region contains:
- the RFX8 gene encoding DNA-binding protein RFX8 isoform X2 — protein sequence MLWKVFQPSCRSPNSKTMRMVLKSKRRVSVLKSDLQAIINQGTLATYKKALASDRRGADELENNPEMKCLRNLISLLGTLTDLRVFLSCLSSHLQALVFQPSRSKEEFIKLAASFQLRWNLLLTAVSKAMTLCHRDSFGSWHLFHLLLLEYVIPILQSCLEDEEEEEDMGNVKEMLPDDLTLGQPDQALFHPLNSSLPQACASPSMEPLGVMPTHMGQGRYPVGVSNMVLRILGFLVDTATGNKLIQVLLEDETTESAVKLSLPMGQEALITLKDGQQFVIQISDVPQSSEDIYFRENNANV from the exons ATGCTCTGGAAGGTTTTCCAGCCCTCTTGCAGATCTCCAAACTCAAAG ACTATGCGAATGGTATTGAAAAGTAAGAGGCGTGTCAGTGTTTTGAAGTCAGATCTGCAGGCCATCATCAATCAAGGCACTTTGGCCACTTATAAGAAAGCCCTGGCAAGTGACCGGCGTGGCGCAGATGAACTGGAGAACAACCCAGAGATGAAAT GTTTAAGAAACTTAATTTCTTTGCTGGGAACATTAACAGATCTCAGGGTATTCCTCAGCTGTCTGTCTTCACATCTCCAAGCACTTGTGTTCCAG CCAAGCAGAAGCAAAGAAGAGTTTATCAAATTGGCCGCCAGCTTCCAGCTGAGATGGAATCTTCTTCTCACTGCTGTGAGCAAAGCCATGACCCTCTGCCACAGAGATAGTTTTG GCTCCTGGCATCTGTTTCACTTGCTGCTTTTGGAATATGTGATTCCTATACTTCAGTCATGCCtagaggatgaagaggaggaggaggacatggGGAATGTCAAGGAAATGCTACCAGATGACCTGACTCTCGGCCAGCCAGACCAGGCACTTTTCCACCCTCTGAATTCCTCActgccacaggcatgtgccagcccCAGCATGGAGCCACTGGGAGTGATGCCGACACACATGGGCCAGGGCCGATATCCTGTGGGTGTGAGCAACATGGTCCTCAGGATCCTGGGCTTCCTGGTGGACACTGCCACGGGCAATAAG CTCATCCAGGTGCTGCTGGAAGATGAAACCACTGAAAGCGCAGTTAAACTCAGCCTTCCTATGGGACAAGAAGCCCTCATAACCCTAAAAGATGGACAACAATTTGTGATTCAGATATCAGATGTACCCCAAAGCTCTGAAGatatttatttcagagaaaacaaTGCTAATGTGtga